CCTCCGCCTGCCCCCACTCGATGCCGCCCTTGTCGCCGAGCGTCTCGGCGCGGCGCGCGAGGATCTTCGCGAGACGCGGGTGCGGCGTGAAGCCGTCGGGCCAGCGCAGCATCGCGTCGTTCAGCGCCGTCAGGCGCTCGGCGGGCACCGCGGTCTCCACGACGTCGGGCGGCGGGGCGGGCGGCCCCTCCGGCGAGTCGTGCCCCTCGGCGGCGGCCATCGACTCCGGCGTCTGCCTGACGCGCTCGTACGCGGCGTCGAAGCGGGCGCGCGCCTCCTTGTCGATCCCCTCGACGTCGGCGGCCGAGAGCACGCCTTCCTTCACGAGCCGCTCGCCCCACACCTGGCGCGGCGTCGGGTGCGCCTTGATGCGGTCGTAGAGCACCGGCTGCGTGAACGCCGGCTCGTCGGTCTCGTTGTGCCCCCACCGACGGTAGCCCACGAGGTCGATGAGGAAGTCCTTGCGGAAGCGCGCGCGGTATCCGACGGCGATGCGCACGGCGGCGATGCACGCCTCGGCGTCGTCGCCGTTCACGTGGATCACCGGGATGTCGAACCCCTTCGCGAGGTCGCTTGCGTAGTACGTCGAGCGCGAATCGGTGGGGTCGGTGGTGAAGCCGACCTGGTTGTTCGTGATGATGTGCAGCGTGCCGCCCACCTGGTAGCCGCGGAGCTTCGACATGTTCAGCGTCTCGGCCACCACGCCCTCGCCCATGAACGCGGCGTCGCCGTGGATCACGATCGGCAGCACGAGCGCCTCGTCGCGCGTCCCCGGCGCGTTAGGCACCCGCTGCTTCGCGCGCGCCACGCCGTCGGCCACGCAGCCCGTGAACTCGAGGTGGCTCGGATTCGGCACGAGCTCCACGTCGACCGCGACGCCGTTCACGTCGCGACGGTTCCGGTAGCCCATGTGGTACTTCACGTCGCCCGTCTCGCTGTCGCTGTCGGCGTTCGGGTGACGCCCCTCGAACTCGCCGAACAGCACCTCGTACGGCTTGCCCATGACGTGCGTGAGCACGTTGAGCCGTCCGCGGTGCGCCATGCCGATCACCACCGAGCGCGCGCCGTCGGCCGCCGTCTCAGCGATCGCGGCGTCGAGCATCGGCACGAGCGCGTCGGTGCCCTCGATCGAGAACCGCTTCTTCCCCTGATAGCGGAAGCCGAGGTACCGCTCGAGCCCGTCCACTTCGGTGAGGCGCACGAGCGCCGCGCGCTTTTCCTCCGGCGTGAGCGGCCGCGTGAGCTGCTCCTCGCGGAGCACCTGCCGGAACCAGTCGCGCTCCTCGTCGCTCGCCACGTGCGAGTACTCGAGGCCGAGCGTGGCCGAGTAGCGCTTGCGGAGCAGGCGCACGACGTCGCCCGCGGTGCGGAAGCGCTCGTCGAATCCGAGCGCCGCGGCCGGGACGTCGTCGAGCTCCGCCTCGGTGATGCCGTAGAACTCCGGCGTCAGCTCGCTCGCGCCGATCGGCGGGCTGCCGAGGGGGTCGAGCTGCACGGCGAGGTGGCCGTACTCGCGGAGCCCCTCGACGAGCCCCGCCGCGCCGGCGGCCTTGCGGGCGATCTCCGGGTCCCCGGCGCCCGGGCCGGCCGGCGCGCCCGACACGAGCCCGGCGAGCGACTCGGCGGCGCGGAAGTACTGCCGCCAGGACTCGTCCACCGAGCCCGGGTCGCGGCGGTACGACTCGTACATCTCCGCGATGTACGCGTCGTTGAACACGCTGGTGATGGCTGGCGAAGTCATGCCTGAATGTAAAAGGGCAGGAGGGCAAGAGGGCGGGAGGGCAGGAGCTATCCCTCTCTCGCCCTCCCGCCCTCCTGCCCTCCTGCCCTAGCGTTCCGGCGTCGTCTCCGGCAGGACCAGCGTGAACGTCGAGCCGCGTCCGGGCTCGGAGGCGACGTCGATGCGGCCGCCTAACAGCTCGGCCAGGCCGCGCGAGATGTAGAGGCCGAGGCCCGTGCCGCCGTAGCGGCGCGTGAGACCCGTGTCGAGCTGCATGAACGGCTGGAACAGTCGCTTCAGGTCGGGCGCCGCGATGCCGACGCCGGTGTCGCGCACCGAGAAGCGGATCCCGCCGCCCCGGTCGGGGGCGACGTGGAGGTGCACCTCGCCGCGCTCCGTGAACTTCACGGCGTTGCCGGCGAGGTTCACGAGGATCTGCCGCACCTTGTCGGGGTCCGTCACGATCGGCGGCAGCGCGGCCGCGGCGCGGTACGAGAACGTGAGCCCCTTCGCCACGGCGAGCGGCTCGATCACCGACGCCACCGCGTGCAGCACTTCCCCCGTCTCGATGCGCCGCGGGCGGACCAGCTCGCGCCCCGCCTCGAGCGCGGAGAACGTGAGGATCTCCTCGATCATCGCCGTGAGCTGGTGCGTCACCGCGCGCACACGCTCCACGATCTCGTGCTGCCCGCCGGTGAGCGGCCCCATGATCTCGTCGGCGAGCAGCTCCCCGTAGCCGGTGAGCGCGGTGAGCGGCGTGCGCAGCTCGTGGCTCACCATCGCGAGGAAGTTGCTCTTCGTCTCGTTCGCCTCGAGCGCTTCCTCGATGAGGCGCGCCTTCCACAGCGCGAGCGACGCGTGGTCGGCGAGCACGCGGAGCCGCTGCTCGTCGGCGTCGGAGAACGCGGGCTCGCCGATGGCGCGCGACACGGCGAGCACGCCTAACAGCTCGCCGTGCGCACCGAGCGGCGCGAGCAGCAGCGGGCCGACGAGCCGGCCGTCGTCGAGGAACGGGTAGAACGCCTCGTCGTCGGCCTCGCCGGCGTCGGCACGCGCCGCGGTGAGCCGCCCGGTGCTCCGGTACTCGGCGAGCGCGCGCGCGGTGAGCGTGTCCTCGAGCGTGAACCGCTTGCCGCGCAGCTCGTCGGGGTGCCCGACGGTGCAGATGAACGTGCCGTAGTCGCCGTCGACCTCGGCCACCGTGCCGCCGCGCGCGTTGCACAGCTCCACCGCGGCGTGGCAGACCGTGTCGAGCAGCTTCGTGGCGTCCGCCTCGGCGGCCATCACCCGCGTGAGCGCGCGCAGCCGCTCCTGCTCGTTCGGCACCTGCGCCGCGTGCGGCATCTGCCGCTCGGCGACGGCCGGCCGCAGCGTGACGACCAGCGTCCCGCGCCGCGAGCGGCACGCCGCGGCCTCGATCGAGCCGCGCTCGCCGCGCAGCGGCACGAGCCGGCACGTGCGCGGCACGCCGTCGGCGAGCGCGGCCCGCAGCAGCGCCTCGTGCGACGTGCGCGCCTCGGCGCCCACGAGGTCCAGCAGCGCCCGGCCGATGAGCGCGTCGGGCCGAGCGTCGGCGCGTCCGACGAGGCACTCGGTGGCGGCCGCGTTCGCGAAGACGATCCGCAGCTCCCCGCTCGCGCAGAGCACACCGCAGTCCAGCGCGGCCAGGGTGTCGAACGCGTCGAACGCGTCGCAGTCGTCGTCGCCCTGTGGCTCGTCGGGCATGGCGTCGTCAGTCACCGTCTGCGCGAACGGCTCCGGAAGATCGGACGGGAGCACGACGTGCGAACCCAGCGTCGGCGCGCGGCTCAGCCTAACGACGCCACGCGCGTCGCGCGCACCACGCGCGGCGCGTGGGCCTCGCAGCTGATCGGTCGCGGACGGGCGTATGACGGTGAGATCATGCGGGACGTGCGTGCGGCGGTGGACATCGACGACGGCGGACTGAAGGCGCGAAAGCTACTGCGCGCACGCGGCGACGGCGAGGCGTCCCCCGGAATCAGTTGCCGCGCGCGGTGGCGCGCATCACAGCGCGTCCGCGTGGGCGGTCTCCGAGCCGTCGGTCTCTTCGGCGCCCTCCTCCGAGCCGGCGATCGACGGCGACGGCGGGGCGTCGGCGCGACCGGCCGCGTGGGGCACCTCGGCCGGGCGGTCGCCGGTCGCACCGACCGTGACGCGACGGTCACGCGCGCGCTCGAGCGGGATCGTGAGCCGGAACGTGCTCCCCTGCCCCGGCGTCGACTCCGCGACGAGCGAGCCGCCGAGCAGGTCGGCGAGCCGCTTGGAGATCGGCAGGCCGAGCCCCGTGCCGGACTGGCGCGTGTCGCCGTGCGACCGCGCCGCGTGCTCGAGCTGCACGAACTCGTCGAAGATGCGCGGCAGGTCGTCGGGGGAGATGCCGGGGCCGTGGTCGGTGACCGCGATCTCGAGCCATCCCTCGTGCCGGGTGCTGCCCACGTCGATCGGGCGGCCGCCGCCGAACTTGATCGCGTTCGACAGCAGGTTGAGCAGGATCTGCCGCACGCGCCGCGGATCGGTCTCGAGCACGACGCCGCCGGTCTCGTCGTGGAGCTGCAGCGGGCACGCGTGCTCGTCGGCGAGTGGCCGCACGGTCACGAACAGATCCTCGATGAGCGCCGGGAACGCGGTGGGCTGCACCGAGAGCTCGAACTTCCCCGCCTCGATCTTCGACAGGTCGAGGATGTCGTTCACGAGCTCCAGGAGGTGGCGCGCCGCCTTGTGCGTGCGCTCGATGCCCTTCTGCTGCTGCTCGTCGAGCGGCCCGTAGATCCCGTCGAGGAGCAGCGTGTTGTAGCCGAGGATCGCGTTGATGGGCGTCCGCAGCTCGTGGCTCATGGACGCGTAGAAGCGGCTGCGCGCCTGCATGGCCTTCTCGAGATCCTCTTGCCGCTGCTGCAGCTCGCGGTTCAGTCCCGCGAGCTGCTCGGCGCTCTTCGCCTCCTGCTCGAGGAGGTTCGTGCGCATCGACAGCTCCATCTGCCGCCGCTCGGCGGCGCGCAGCGCCTGCTCCTGTCGACGCAGCCGCTCGCGCGCGTGGTGCAGGTCGACGAACACGGCGACCTTGGAGCGCAGCACGTCGGGGTTGAAGGGCTTGAACAGGTAGTCGACCGCGCCCACCTCGTAGCCCTGGAAGACGTACTGGTCCTCCTTGTTGATCGCCGTGAGGAAGATGATGGGGATGTGGCGCGAGCGCTCGCGCGACTTGATGAGCCGCGCCGTCTCGAAGCCGTTCAGCCCCGGCATCTGCACGTCGAGCAGGATGAGCGCGAAGTCGCGCACGAGGAGCTGGCGCAGCGCCTCGTCGCCGGAGTGCACCGAGACGAGGCGCTGGCCTAACGGCTCCAGCAGCGCCTCCAGCGCCAGCAGGTTCTCCGGCCGGTCATCGACGAGCAGGATGTCGACCGGCTCCAGCCCCTCCTCGATGCGCCACGGCGACGCGCCGTCGGCGGCCGCGTCGTTAGGCGCGACGGGGATCTCGTCGGTGCGCGCGGCGGCGGACGGCTCGCTCACGTCGCGGCCCTCCCGACGGCGCCGTCGACCGGCATGCCGGTGTTCACGAGCGACACGAGCTGCCCGGCGATCTCGTCGAGCGGTGCGACGACCCAGCGGGGCGAGCCGGAGCCGCGCACCGCCTTCAGCGCCGCCTCGGGCATCGTGCGCACCTCGGCCGTCGCCGGCGTCTGCACGATCCCCCAGCCGCCGCGCTCGACCACGCGCAGCAGCCCGCGG
This DNA window, taken from Gemmatirosa kalamazoonensis, encodes the following:
- a CDS encoding 2-oxoglutarate dehydrogenase E1 component: MTSPAITSVFNDAYIAEMYESYRRDPGSVDESWRQYFRAAESLAGLVSGAPAGPGAGDPEIARKAAGAAGLVEGLREYGHLAVQLDPLGSPPIGASELTPEFYGITEAELDDVPAAALGFDERFRTAGDVVRLLRKRYSATLGLEYSHVASDEERDWFRQVLREEQLTRPLTPEEKRAALVRLTEVDGLERYLGFRYQGKKRFSIEGTDALVPMLDAAIAETAADGARSVVIGMAHRGRLNVLTHVMGKPYEVLFGEFEGRHPNADSDSETGDVKYHMGYRNRRDVNGVAVDVELVPNPSHLEFTGCVADGVARAKQRVPNAPGTRDEALVLPIVIHGDAAFMGEGVVAETLNMSKLRGYQVGGTLHIITNNQVGFTTDPTDSRSTYYASDLAKGFDIPVIHVNGDDAEACIAAVRIAVGYRARFRKDFLIDLVGYRRWGHNETDEPAFTQPVLYDRIKAHPTPRQVWGERLVKEGVLSAADVEGIDKEARARFDAAYERVRQTPESMAAAEGHDSPEGPPAPPPDVVETAVPAERLTALNDAMLRWPDGFTPHPRLAKILARRAETLGDKGGIEWGQAEALAFASLLVEGTSVRLDGQDAERGTFGHRNAVIHDVKTGATHTPLASLPGAKGAFEVWNSPLTETAVMGFDYGYSVAAPDTLALWEAQYGDFVNVAQVIIDQYLVADRAKWSTDSGLVLLLPHGYEGGGPEHSSARLERFLQSCAEGNIEVAYPSTPAQYFHILRRQAKRSTRRPLVLMQPKSLLRLPAAASRLAELAEGGFQPVIPDPRGLAADAVRRVVLCTAKMYYDLTAGSVPNDVAVVRVEELYPWPAEELTTLLGGYPNAREVVWAQEEPQNMGAWPFAAPRLRALAGDRAVTYVGRPERASPAEGYESAHKAEQARIVAEALAVSEPARQTATV
- a CDS encoding PAS domain-containing sensor histidine kinase; protein product: MPDEPQGDDDCDAFDAFDTLAALDCGVLCASGELRIVFANAAATECLVGRADARPDALIGRALLDLVGAEARTSHEALLRAALADGVPRTCRLVPLRGERGSIEAAACRSRRGTLVVTLRPAVAERQMPHAAQVPNEQERLRALTRVMAAEADATKLLDTVCHAAVELCNARGGTVAEVDGDYGTFICTVGHPDELRGKRFTLEDTLTARALAEYRSTGRLTAARADAGEADDEAFYPFLDDGRLVGPLLLAPLGAHGELLGVLAVSRAIGEPAFSDADEQRLRVLADHASLALWKARLIEEALEANETKSNFLAMVSHELRTPLTALTGYGELLADEIMGPLTGGQHEIVERVRAVTHQLTAMIEEILTFSALEAGRELVRPRRIETGEVLHAVASVIEPLAVAKGLTFSYRAAAALPPIVTDPDKVRQILVNLAGNAVKFTERGEVHLHVAPDRGGGIRFSVRDTGVGIAAPDLKRLFQPFMQLDTGLTRRYGGTGLGLYISRGLAELLGGRIDVASEPGRGSTFTLVLPETTPER
- a CDS encoding hybrid sensor histidine kinase/response regulator; amino-acid sequence: MSEPSAAARTDEIPVAPNDAAADGASPWRIEEGLEPVDILLVDDRPENLLALEALLEPLGQRLVSVHSGDEALRQLLVRDFALILLDVQMPGLNGFETARLIKSRERSRHIPIIFLTAINKEDQYVFQGYEVGAVDYLFKPFNPDVLRSKVAVFVDLHHARERLRRQEQALRAAERRQMELSMRTNLLEQEAKSAEQLAGLNRELQQRQEDLEKAMQARSRFYASMSHELRTPINAILGYNTLLLDGIYGPLDEQQQKGIERTHKAARHLLELVNDILDLSKIEAGKFELSVQPTAFPALIEDLFVTVRPLADEHACPLQLHDETGGVVLETDPRRVRQILLNLLSNAIKFGGGRPIDVGSTRHEGWLEIAVTDHGPGISPDDLPRIFDEFVQLEHAARSHGDTRQSGTGLGLPISKRLADLLGGSLVAESTPGQGSTFRLTIPLERARDRRVTVGATGDRPAEVPHAAGRADAPPSPSIAGSEEGAEETDGSETAHADAL